From Lysinibacillus sp. SGAir0095, the proteins below share one genomic window:
- the pheS gene encoding phenylalanine--tRNA ligase subunit alpha yields MEQQLKQLEQEALAKLQAASNLKELNDVRVAYLGKKGPITDLLKGMGKLSPEERPKMGALVNAVRENVTVQLEERVAVLEEQAIQEQLEKESIDVTLPGRKVRQGNRHPLTRVVEEIEDLFVSMGYEIAEGPEVEKDYYNFEALNLPKGHPARDMQDTFYITEETLLRTHTSPVQARTMELKKGEPIRIICPGKVFRRDNDDATHSHQFMQIEGLVIGENIRMSDLKGTLDALAKKMFGDDREIRLRPSFFPFTEPSVEMDISCFKCGGKGCNVCKHTGWIEILGAGMVHPNVLEMAGYDSKKVSGFAFGIGAERIAMLKYGVDDIRHFYTNDSRFLSQFHRTEG; encoded by the coding sequence GTGGAACAACAATTAAAGCAATTAGAACAAGAAGCGTTGGCGAAGCTACAAGCTGCATCCAACTTAAAAGAGTTGAATGACGTTCGTGTTGCGTATTTAGGAAAAAAAGGTCCGATTACAGATTTATTAAAAGGAATGGGAAAATTATCTCCTGAAGAACGTCCGAAAATGGGAGCTCTAGTAAATGCAGTACGTGAAAATGTAACAGTCCAATTAGAAGAAAGAGTGGCTGTACTGGAAGAACAAGCAATCCAAGAGCAATTAGAGAAGGAATCCATTGATGTCACTTTACCAGGACGTAAAGTACGTCAAGGAAACCGTCACCCATTAACACGTGTTGTTGAAGAGATTGAAGATTTATTCGTATCTATGGGCTATGAAATTGCGGAAGGGCCAGAAGTTGAAAAGGATTATTACAACTTCGAAGCGTTAAACCTGCCAAAAGGCCACCCAGCTCGTGATATGCAGGACACTTTCTATATCACAGAAGAAACGCTTTTACGTACGCACACTTCTCCAGTGCAAGCTCGTACAATGGAATTAAAAAAAGGTGAACCAATTCGCATTATTTGCCCAGGGAAAGTATTCCGTCGCGATAATGACGATGCAACTCACTCACATCAGTTCATGCAAATTGAAGGTCTCGTAATCGGAGAAAATATTCGCATGAGTGATTTAAAAGGAACACTGGATGCGTTAGCGAAGAAAATGTTCGGAGATGATCGTGAAATTCGTTTACGTCCAAGTTTCTTCCCATTCACAGAGCCTTCTGTAGAAATGGATATTTCTTGCTTCAAATGTGGCGGTAAGGGCTGTAACGTCTGTAAGCATACAGGCTGGATTGAAATTTTAGGTGCAGGTATGGTCCATCCGAATGTACTTGAAATGGCTGGCTATGATTCGAAAAAAGTATCAGGCTTTGCATTTGGTATTGGGGCAGAACGTATCGCAATGTTGAAATACGGAGTAGATGATATTCGTCATTTCTATACAAATGATAGTCGTTTCTTATCACAATTCCATAGAACAGAAGGGTAA